The following proteins come from a genomic window of Maylandia zebra isolate NMK-2024a linkage group LG22, Mzebra_GT3a, whole genome shotgun sequence:
- the LOC143414645 gene encoding uncharacterized protein LOC143414645 yields MEDAEILLREEGAPRVAQLCNLRPLFRRLEGFERHRVLRWLNCCPPPPDFRVPNAARSPDDSFNWFLRIFFLLVLSLSLIKILYEYSMIHNLFYLLYWSGVTVPVMLVAVAPCIVKNKMKKTEFTPPRKEEVKTISGLIQQV; encoded by the exons ATGGAGGACGCGGAGATCTTACTCAGGGAGGAAGGAGCTCCAAGGGTCGCCCAGCTTTGCAACCTGAG GCCGTTGTTTAGACGGCTGGAGGGCTTCGAGCGCCACCGTGTGCTCAGATGGCTGAACTGCTGCCCTCCTCCACCTGACTTCAGAGTTCCCAACGCCGCCAGATCGCCTGACGACTCATTCAACTGGTTCTTGCGGATCTTCTTCCTTCTCGTACTCAgcttgagtttaataaa GATATTATATGAATATTCCATGATACATAACCTGTTTTATCTGCTTTACTGGAGTGGAGTCACGGTGCCAGTGATGCTCG TTGCTGTGGCTCCTTGCAtcgtgaaaaataaaatgaagaagACAGAATTCACACCGCCGAGGAAGGAGGAAGTGAAAACAATCTCTGGTCTCATCCAGCAGGTGTAA
- the atp1a3a gene encoding sodium/potassium-transporting ATPase subunit alpha-3a translates to MGYGRSDSYRVATTQDKDEKESPKKKGGKDLDDLKKEVPITEHKMSVEEVCRKYNTDIVQGLTNARAAEYLARDGPNALTPPPTTPEWVKFCRQLFGGFSILLWIGAILCFLAYAIQAATEDEPAGDNLYLGIVLSAVVIITGCFSYFQEAKSSKIMESFKNMVPQQALVIREGEKMQINAEQVVAGDLVEVKGGDRIPADLRIISSHGCKVDNSSLTGESEPQTRSPDCTHDNPLETRNIAFFSTNCVEGTARGIVVCTGDRTVMGRIATLTSGLETGKTPIAKEIEHFIHIITGVAVFLGVTFFILSIILGYSWLEAVIFLIGIIVANVPEGLLATVTVCLTLTAKRMARKNCLVKNLEAVETLGSTSTICSDKTGTLTQNRMTVAHMWFDNQIHEADTTEDQSGSSFDKSSTTWVSLARIAALCNRAVFKAGQESLPILKRDVAGDASESALLKCIELSCGAVKAMRDKNKKVAEIPFNSTNKYQLSIHETEEENDKHYLLVMKGAPERILDRCSTIMVQGKEQPMDDEMKEAFQNAYLELGGLGERVLGFCHLFLPEDKYPKGFAFDTDDVNFQTDNLCFVGLMSMIDPPRAAVPDAVGKCRSAGIKVIMVTGDHPITAKAIAKGVGIISEGNETVEDIAARLNIPVSQVNPRDAKACVIHGTDLKDLTQDQMDDILRNHTEIVFARTSPQQKLIIVEGCQRQGAIVAVTGDGVNDSPALKKADIGVAMGISGSDVSKQAADMILLDDNFASIVTGVEEGRLIFDNLKKSIAYTLTSNIPEITPFLFFILVNIPLPLGTITILCIDLGTDMVPAISLAYEAAESDIMKRQPRNPLRDKLVNERLISIAYGQIGMIQALGGFFAYFVIMAENGFLPSLLVGIRLNWDDRSNNDLEDSYGQQWTYEQRKIVEFTCHTAFFVSIVVVQWADVIICKTRRNSVFQQGMRNKILIFGLFEETALAAFLSYCPGMDLALRMYPLKPSWWFCAFPYSFLIFVYDEIRKLILRRNPGGWVEKETYY, encoded by the exons TATGGACGGTCGGACAGCTACCGCGTGGCTACCACGCAGGACAAGGATGAGAAGGAGTCGCCCAAGAAGAAGGGAGGCAAGGATCTCGATGACCTGAAGAAGGAAGTTCCCATA ACTGAACACAAAATGTCTGTTGAGGAGGTTTGCCGGAAGTACAACACCGATATCGTTCAA GGTTTGACCAATGCCAGGGCTGCAGAGTATCTGGCCAGGGATGGCCCCAACGCTTTGACTCCACCCCCTACCACCCCAGAATGGGTCAAGTTCTGTCGTCAGCTGTTCGGTGGCTTCTCCATCTTGCTGTGGATTGGTGCCATCCTCTGCTTCCTGGCCTATGCCATCCAGGCTGCCACAGAGGATGAACCTGCTGGGGATAAT TTGTATCTGGGTATCGTGCTGTCAGCTGTTGTCATCATCACCGGCTGCTTCTCTTACTTCCAGGAAGCTAAGAGCTCCAAGATCATGGAATCATTTAAGAACATGGTCCCTCAG CAAGCCTTGGTGATCCGCGAGGGAGAAAAGATGCAGATCAACGCTGAGCAGGTGGTTGCAGGAGATCTGGTGGAGGTGAAAGGAGGAGACCGGATCCCTGCCGACCTCCGCATCATCTCCTCACATGGCTGCAAG GTGGACAACTCATCCCTGACTGGTGAATCAGAGCCCCAGACCAGGTCACCTGACTGTACCCATGACAACCCCCTGGAAACCCGAAACATTGCCTTCTTCTCTACCAACTGTGTTGAGG GAACTGCACGTGGTATTGTTGTGTGTACTGGTGATCGCACAGTGATGGGACGCATTGCCACCCTCACCTCAGGTCTGGAGACTGGGAAg ACACCCATTGCCAAGGAGATTGAGCACTTCATCCACATCATCACAGGCGTGGCTGTTTTCCTTGGCGTGACCTTCTTCATCCTCTCAATCATCCTGGGTTACTCCTGGCTGGAGGCTGTAATCTTCCTCATTGGTATCATTGTGGCTAATGTGCCCGAGGGACTGCTGGCCACAGTCACT GTGTGTCTGACACTGACTGCCAAGCGAATGGCTCGCAAGAACTGTCTGGTAAAGAACTTGGAGGCTGTGGAAACTCTGGGCTCCACCTCCACCATCTGCTCTGATAAGACAGGCACCCTGACCCAGAACAGGATGACCGTGGCCCACATGTGGTTTGACAATCAGATTCATGAAGCTGACACGACTGAGGATCAGTCTG GCTCCTCCTTCGACAAGAGCTCAACAACATGGGTGTCTCTGGCTCGCATTGCTGCCCTGTGCAACCGCGCTGTGTTCAAAGCAGGTCAGGAGTCTTTGCCCATTCTGAAACGAGACGTAGCCGGTGACGCCTCAGAGTCAGCTCTACTGAAGTGTATCGAACTGTCCTGTGGCGCCGTCAAGGCCATGAGGGACAAGAATAAGAAAGTTGCAGAGATCCCGTTCAACTCCACTAACAAGTACCAG CTCTCAATTCATGAAACTGAGGAGGAAAATGACAAGCATTACCTGCTGGTGATGAAGGGAGCCCCAGAGAGGATCCTTGACCGCTGCTCCACCATCATGGTGCAGGGCAAGGAGCAGCCGATGGACGATGAGATGAAGGAGGCTTTCCAGAATGCCTATCTGGAATTGGGAGGGCTGGGAGAGAGAGTGCTGG GGTTCTGCCACCTGTTTCTGCCTGAGGACAAGTACCCAAAAGGTTTTGCCTTCGACACCGATGACGTCAACTTCCAAACTGACAACCTTTGCTTCGTTGGCCTCATGTCCATGATTGACCCTCCCCGCGCTGCCGTGCCTGATGCTGTGGGCAAATGCCGCTCAGCTGGCATCAAG GTTATTATGGTGACTGGTGACCACCCAATCACAGCCAAGGCCATTGCTAAGGGTGTGGGTATCATCTCTGAGGGAAACGAGACAGTGGAAGACATTGCTGCACGCCTCAACATTCCTGTCAGCCAAGTGAACCCCAG GGATGCAAAGGCCTGTGTCATCCATGGTACGGATCTAAAAGACCTCACACAGGACCAGATGGATGACATTTTGAGGAATCACACAGAGATTGTCTTTGCCAGAACCTCCCCACAGCAGAAGCTCATCATTGTTGAAGGTTGCCAGAGACAG GGTGCTATCGTGGCTGTGACCGGTGATGGCGTGAATGACTCTCCTGCCCTGAAGAAGGCTGACATTGGTGTTGCCATGGGAATCTCTGGCTCAGACGTATCCAAACAAGCTGCAGATATGATCCTGTTAGATGACAACTTTGCCTCCATCGTCACTGGAGTGGAAGAAG GACGTCTGATCTTTGACAACCTGAAGAAATCTATTGCGTACACTCTGACCAGCAACATCCCAGAAATCACCCCCTTCCTCTTTTTCATCTTGGTCAACATCCCCCTGCCTCTGGGTACCATCACAATCCTCTGCATCGACCTGGGAACTGACATG GTACCAGCCATCTCTCTTGCTTATGAAGCAGCAGAGAGCGACATCATGAAGCGACAGCCCAGGAACCCACTGAGGGACAAACTGGTCAATGAGAGACTCATCAGTATTGCCTATGGACAGATTG GTATGATCCAGGCTCTTGGGGGCTTCTTTGCCTATTTTGTCATCATGGCTGAAAATGGTTTCCTGCCATCTCTGCTTGTCGGCATTCGACTCAACTGGGACGATCGCTCCAACAATGACCTGGAGGACAGCTATGGACAGCAATGG ACCTATGAACAACGTAAGATTGTGGAGTTTACTTGCCACACAGCCTTCTTTGTCAGTATTGTGGTGGTGCAGTGGGCAGATGTGATCATCTGCAAGACCAGGCGTAACTCTGTGTTCCAGCAGGGCATGAG gaATAAGATTTTGATCTTTGGCCTGTTTGAGGAAACGGCTCTGGCTGCTTTCCTGTCCTACTGCCCTGGTATGGACTTGGCACTACGGATGTACCCACTCAA GCCCAGTTGGTGGTTCTGTGCGTTCCCATACAGTTTCCTCATCTTTGTTTACGATGAGATCCGAAAACTCATCCTGCGCCGAAACCCCGGAG GCTGGGTGGAAAAAGAGACATACTATTAA